The Stutzerimonas stutzeri RCH2 genomic interval ATCGACGCCTTCCGCCGCCAGCAGCGCGCCGCGTTCGATGCCGAGCGCCAGCGCTGGATCGCGTCCGGCCAGGCGCATTTCGAGAGCGAGGAAGTCGCTGCCGACCTCGGCGAAGATGCTCCGCTCGGCAGCGGACTGCACGGAATCGAAAGTCATATCGCCGGCAACCTCTGGCAGGTGTCGGTAGCCGAGGGCGCGCGGGTCGAGGCCGGAGACGTGCTGGTGATCCTCGAGAGCATGAAGATGGAAATCCCGCTCACCGCACCGGTCGCCGGGGTGGTGAAAGAGGTCCGCGCCCAGCCCGGCTCGCCGGTGCGCGCCGGCCAGCGAGTGGTGGTGATCGAGGAGGCGTGAGCCCGAAGCAACCGTATCCACCAACCGGCCCAGCGGGCCGGCAACGAACATTGCGGTGGAAAAGGCTGCGCCGTTTTCCACCCTACGAGGAACATGAGATGACCACGACATTCGACCTGCGCCTGGCCACATTGAGCGCCGCCTACCGCGAAGGCACCACTACCCCGCGCCAACTGATCCTCGAACTACGCGCCAAGGCCGCCAAGCTGAACGGCGAGTTCAATGCCTTTATCCACCTGCTGAGCGCCGCAGAACTCGAACCGTTTCTCGCAACCTTGGAAGGCAAGGCACCCGCCGAGCTACCGCTCTACGGCATCCCCTTCGCCATCAAGGACAATATCGACCTGGCCGGCATCCCCACCACCGCCGCCTGCCCCGCCTTTGCCTATACACCGGAAACCAGCGCCACCCTCGTCGAGCAGCTGATCGCCCTCGGCGCGGTGCCGCTGGGCAAGACCAACCTCGACCAGTTCGCCACCGGTCTCAACGGCACCCGCTCGCCCTATGGCGAATGCCGCAACTCCGTGCACCCGGACTACCCCTCCGGCGGCTCCAGCGCCGGCTCCTCGCTGGCCGTGGCGCTGGGGCTGGCAAGTTTCGCCCTGGGCACCGATACCGCCGGTTCCGGCCGCGTGCCGGCGGCGCTGAACAACCTGGTGGGGCTGAAGGCGAGCAAGGGGCTGATCTCCACCGCCGGGGTGGTGCCCGCCTGCCGCACGCTGGATTGCGTGACCTTCTTCACCGCCACGGCCGCCGAAGCCAGTCAGCTGCTGGCGCTCACCGCCAGGCTCGATCCGCGTGACGAATACAGCCGCAGCAACCCGCTGTGGAACGACGGCTCGGCTTTTGGTCAGGTGAAATCCTTCCGCTTTGGCGTGCCATCGCAGCTGGAATTCCTCGGCTGCGCGGAAAGCCCGGCATTGTTCGCCGCCACCATCGAACAGCTGAAAGCCATTGGCGGCGAGCCGGTGGAAGTAGACTTCGCCCCCTTCCTCGAAGCTGCACGCCTGCTCTACGAAGGCCCGTGGGTCGCCGAACGCTACAGCGTGGCGGGCGAGCTGATCGAGCAGCAGCCCGACGCCGTGCTGCCGGTGATAAAGGCGGTGCTGGAAAAGGCACCCGGCACCACCGCCGTGCAGCTGTTCCAGGCGCAGTACCGTCTACAACAGCTCAAGGCCATCTGCGACCGGATCATGGCCGAGGTGGATTGCGTGCTGACGCCCGCCTACCCGCGCCCGGTCACCCTCGCCGAGCTTCACGCCGAGCCGGTCAAGCGCAACTCGGACCTGGGCTACTACACCAACTTCATGAACATGCTGGACTACGCCGCCGTGGCGGTGCCGGCGGGTGTAATGCGCAACGGCCTGCCCTGGGGCGTGACCCTGTTCGGCCGGGTGTTCACTGACCAGTACCTGTTGAGCCTGGCCGACGCGCTGCAGCGGCAACATGGCATCGCGCTAATCGGCGGCCAGTCGATCACCTCGCCCGCTCCGCAAAACCCGGCGCGCAACGACCGTGCCCGTGTAGTGGTCTGCGGCGCGCATCTGGACGGGCTGCCGCTGAACTGGCAGCTCAGGCAGCGCGGCGGACGGCTGCTGGAAACCACCCGCAGCTCGCCGGACTACAAGCTCTACGCCCTCGCCGGCGGGCCGCCGCTGCGCCCGGGCATGGTTCGCGTCGCCGAAGGCGGAGCGGCCGTCGAGGTTGAAGTCTGGGAGCTGCCGAGTCTGGAGCTCGGCTCCTTTCTCACCGGCATTCCGGCACCGCTCGGTCTGGGCAAGGTGCAGCTGGCCGATGGTCGCTGGGAAACAGGCTTCATCTGCGAGCCCTACGGCCTGGACGGCGCCCAGGACATCACCGAACTGGGCGGCTGGCGCGCCTATCTGAAAAGCCGCGGCTAAACGGCGGCAGCACACGGGGCGCCGGTGCCATGCAACCAGCAGTCCCGGCGCCTTACCCAACCCTGCAATAACCGCTATAGCCATTCCGTCGCATCGCCGGAACATCCCCGTTCCGGCCGACCTCCGATGCAGAGCCATGCCGATCTCGGTCGGCACCATCTGCATCCGAAGGAGGACTCCATGCGTATCACCCTGCCACGCATCGGCCTCGGCGGCGCACCGCTGGGCAACATGTTCCACCCACTCAGCGAAGAAACCGCGGACGCCACCCTCAATGCCGCCTGGGACGCCGGTTTTCGCTATTACGACGTGTCGCCGCACTATGGCGCAGGGCTGGCCGAGCAGCGCTTCGGGCGCCTGCTCAGTGGCAAGCCGCGCGATGAATACGTGCTGAGCACCAAGGTCGGGCGACTGCTGCAGTCGGCCGGCCAGCCGGAAAACGCCAAGCCTTTCGTCGACGAGCTACCCAACAAGCGCGTCCCGGACTATTCGGCCGACGGCGCACGCCGTTCCATCGAGGACAGTCTGGAGCGCATGGGCGTCGATCACCTCGATGTGGTGTTCATTCACGACGTGTCCGAGGATCAATGGGGCCCGCAGTGGAAGGAGTACTTC includes:
- the atzF gene encoding allophanate hydrolase, producing the protein MTTTFDLRLATLSAAYREGTTTPRQLILELRAKAAKLNGEFNAFIHLLSAAELEPFLATLEGKAPAELPLYGIPFAIKDNIDLAGIPTTAACPAFAYTPETSATLVEQLIALGAVPLGKTNLDQFATGLNGTRSPYGECRNSVHPDYPSGGSSAGSSLAVALGLASFALGTDTAGSGRVPAALNNLVGLKASKGLISTAGVVPACRTLDCVTFFTATAAEASQLLALTARLDPRDEYSRSNPLWNDGSAFGQVKSFRFGVPSQLEFLGCAESPALFAATIEQLKAIGGEPVEVDFAPFLEAARLLYEGPWVAERYSVAGELIEQQPDAVLPVIKAVLEKAPGTTAVQLFQAQYRLQQLKAICDRIMAEVDCVLTPAYPRPVTLAELHAEPVKRNSDLGYYTNFMNMLDYAAVAVPAGVMRNGLPWGVTLFGRVFTDQYLLSLADALQRQHGIALIGGQSITSPAPQNPARNDRARVVVCGAHLDGLPLNWQLRQRGGRLLETTRSSPDYKLYALAGGPPLRPGMVRVAEGGAAVEVEVWELPSLELGSFLTGIPAPLGLGKVQLADGRWETGFICEPYGLDGAQDITELGGWRAYLKSRG